From Novosphingobium resinovorum, the proteins below share one genomic window:
- the ykgO gene encoding type B 50S ribosomal protein L36, giving the protein MKIRNSLKSLKDRHRDNRVIRRRGRTYVINKTNRRFKARQG; this is encoded by the coding sequence ATGAAGATTCGCAACAGCCTGAAGTCGCTCAAGGACCGTCACCGGGACAACCGCGTGATCCGTCGTCGCGGCCGTACTTACGTCATCAACAAGACCAACCGTCGCTTCAAGGCCCGCCAGGGCTGA
- a CDS encoding replicative DNA helicase: protein MVQPVALARTDGAEVRTLPANVEAEAAFLGAVLIDNRVIEELQTPLTPLHFFEPVHGRLYERILQLLDRKAVVTPVTLRPYFEADESLKALGGVAYLARLTADGQGLLAPRELAEQIYDLALLRELISVGRNLVESAMDTSESVEPMEQIEHAEAALYKVAEGAATQNEAKSFGSATRVAIQAIEKAFNSGGHISGKTTGLTSVNQKIGGLHDSDLIILAGRPGMGKTSLVTNIAFNTAQRYVDDTVRDGMPHEKSVGAPVAFFSLEMSADQLATRILAEQSNISSEALRMGKISREDFQSLSFASQRLAELPLYIDDSPGLTIAGLRTRARRLKRRHNIGLVIIDYLQLLSGSGRANDNRVNEISEISRGLKTLAKELGVPVIALSQLSRAVEQRDDKRPMLSDLRESGSIEQDADMVWFVYREDYYVKATEPKFPSDTDGVDVKDKWETWRAKMEEVTGLSELIIAKQRHGATGKVRLRFEARITKFSDLAPDDMRAAFESD from the coding sequence ATGGTCCAGCCTGTTGCCCTTGCCCGTACCGATGGTGCGGAAGTCCGAACCCTGCCCGCGAACGTCGAGGCGGAAGCCGCGTTCCTCGGCGCGGTCCTCATCGACAACCGCGTGATCGAGGAACTGCAGACCCCGCTCACCCCGCTCCATTTCTTCGAGCCCGTCCACGGCCGCCTCTACGAGCGCATCCTGCAGCTGCTAGACCGCAAGGCGGTGGTCACGCCGGTCACCCTGCGCCCCTATTTCGAGGCCGACGAATCGCTGAAGGCGCTGGGCGGCGTCGCCTATCTCGCCCGGCTTACGGCAGACGGCCAGGGCCTGCTCGCCCCGCGTGAGCTGGCCGAGCAGATCTACGACCTTGCCCTGCTGCGCGAACTGATCTCGGTCGGCCGCAATCTGGTCGAGAGCGCGATGGATACCTCCGAATCGGTCGAGCCGATGGAGCAGATCGAGCACGCCGAAGCCGCGCTCTACAAAGTGGCCGAAGGCGCCGCGACGCAGAACGAGGCCAAGAGCTTCGGCTCCGCCACCCGCGTCGCGATCCAGGCGATCGAAAAGGCGTTCAATTCGGGCGGCCACATCTCGGGCAAGACCACCGGCCTCACCTCGGTCAACCAGAAGATCGGTGGCCTTCACGATTCCGACCTTATCATCCTTGCCGGGCGTCCCGGCATGGGCAAGACCTCGCTGGTCACCAACATCGCCTTCAACACCGCGCAGCGCTACGTCGACGACACCGTGCGCGACGGCATGCCGCACGAGAAGTCGGTGGGCGCGCCGGTGGCTTTCTTCAGCCTCGAAATGAGCGCCGACCAGCTAGCGACACGTATTCTGGCCGAGCAGTCCAACATCAGCTCCGAAGCGCTGCGCATGGGCAAGATCAGCCGTGAGGACTTCCAGTCGCTGTCCTTCGCCAGCCAGCGCCTTGCCGAACTGCCGCTCTACATCGACGACAGCCCCGGCCTGACGATCGCCGGCCTGCGCACCCGCGCCCGCCGCCTCAAGCGCCGCCACAACATCGGCCTCGTCATCATCGACTACCTGCAGCTGCTGTCCGGGTCGGGCCGCGCCAACGACAACCGCGTGAACGAGATTTCCGAGATTTCGCGCGGCCTCAAGACGCTGGCCAAGGAACTGGGCGTTCCGGTGATCGCGCTCTCGCAGCTCTCCCGTGCGGTGGAACAGCGCGACGACAAACGCCCGATGCTGTCCGACCTTCGCGAATCGGGCTCGATCGAGCAGGACGCCGACATGGTCTGGTTCGTCTACCGCGAAGACTACTACGTGAAGGCAACCGAGCCCAAGTTCCCCAGCGACACCGACGGCGTCGATGTCAAGGACAAGTGGGAGACCTGGCGCGCCAAGATGGAGGAGGTCACCGGCCTCTCCGAACTGATCATCGCCAAGCAGCGCCACGGCGCCACCGGCAAGGTCCGCCTGCGCTTCGAGGCGCGCATCACCAAGTTCTCCGACCTCGCCCCCGACGACATGCGCGCCGCATTCGAAAGCGACTGA
- a CDS encoding UPF0262 family protein — protein MADPRISHIELDDATILWRNADIEQERRIAIFDLIEDNVFKPLRSSEAGHEGPYRLRLSVQDGRLSLEITADNGAALETLVLGLARFRRPIREYFAICESYYQAIRKATAQEIETIDMARRAIHNEASELLLERLQGKVETDHPTARRLFTLICVLHIRG, from the coding sequence ATGGCCGACCCGCGTATCTCCCACATCGAACTCGACGATGCGACCATCCTGTGGCGCAATGCCGATATCGAGCAGGAACGGCGCATCGCCATCTTCGATCTCATAGAAGACAATGTCTTCAAGCCCTTGCGCTCATCAGAGGCGGGGCACGAGGGCCCTTACCGGTTGCGGCTTTCGGTACAGGACGGGCGCTTGTCGCTGGAAATCACCGCCGATAACGGAGCGGCGCTGGAGACGCTGGTGCTCGGCCTCGCCCGATTCCGGCGGCCGATCCGCGAGTATTTCGCGATCTGCGAGAGCTATTACCAGGCGATTCGCAAGGCGACCGCGCAGGAGATCGAAACCATCGACATGGCCCGCCGCGCGATCCACAACGAGGCATCGGAACTGCTGCTCGAACGCCTGCAGGGCAAGGTCGAGACCGACCACCCCACGGCACGGCGGCTGTTCACGCTGATCTGCGTCCTGCATATCCGCGGCTGA
- a CDS encoding HAD family hydrolase has product MSAVRGIDAVVFDVGKVLIEWDMRLLFGKLIVEPDRLDWFMANVVTQDWHVEHDGGRDLAEMVAARKAEFPGHDDLLDAYATRFGETIPGNVPGSHEIVRELAAGGVPLFAITNFASAFWHEYRAGEPLFDLFGDIVVSGDEKLLKPDARIFDLAAQRFGHDPAAMLFIDDNADNIAAARDLGWQVHHFDGADALRADLAVRGVLASSRIKSGTTKGINDRIALISPPSPSG; this is encoded by the coding sequence ATGTCTGCTGTCCGTGGAATTGATGCTGTCGTCTTCGACGTCGGCAAGGTGCTGATCGAGTGGGACATGCGCCTGCTGTTCGGCAAGCTGATCGTCGAGCCCGACCGGCTCGACTGGTTCATGGCCAACGTCGTCACGCAGGACTGGCACGTCGAGCACGACGGCGGCCGCGACCTCGCCGAGATGGTCGCCGCCCGCAAGGCCGAATTTCCCGGGCACGACGACCTGCTCGACGCCTACGCCACGCGCTTCGGCGAGACGATCCCCGGCAACGTCCCCGGCAGCCACGAGATCGTACGCGAACTGGCTGCGGGCGGCGTGCCGCTCTTCGCCATCACCAACTTCGCTAGCGCGTTCTGGCATGAATACCGCGCCGGAGAGCCGCTGTTCGACCTGTTCGGAGACATCGTCGTCTCGGGCGACGAGAAACTGCTCAAGCCCGATGCGCGTATCTTTGACCTGGCCGCACAGCGCTTCGGCCATGATCCGGCAGCGATGTTATTCATAGACGATAATGCCGACAACATCGCCGCTGCGCGCGACCTCGGCTGGCAGGTGCATCACTTCGATGGCGCCGACGCGCTGCGAGCAGATCTGGCGGTGCGGGGGGTGCTCGCGTCGTCCCGGATCAAGTCCGGGACGACGAAGGGTATTAACGATCGAATCGCTCTGATTTCGCCGCCTTCACCGTCTGGTTAA
- a CDS encoding DUF4136 domain-containing protein — MKFLKGAGIAAGIAASLLASSAQAQYGPGWGGGMGGGWNRPGWGGSMLDSPRMQTRSKDSREGHVEVSRFVSPDAAAVAELGHGPVSVESESGDGAWVDAGARRAYEAAIVDALVGAGYDTLHPDTPQPQITKLRISRQVLTPAEEKRSPVSGTAAMEVGTYGQAYGLGINIDMTKPRSALVSTRLDAQIVDRASGKVLWEGYATIATREGDDKWPDGMIATKLAGALFDNFPKADAIGPDRVGRAG; from the coding sequence ATGAAATTTCTAAAAGGCGCAGGAATCGCCGCAGGGATCGCAGCCTCGTTGCTCGCTTCCTCGGCGCAAGCCCAGTACGGCCCCGGCTGGGGCGGCGGAATGGGTGGCGGCTGGAACCGGCCCGGCTGGGGCGGCTCGATGCTCGATTCGCCGCGCATGCAGACCCGGTCCAAAGATTCGCGCGAAGGTCATGTCGAAGTAAGCCGCTTCGTCTCGCCCGACGCCGCTGCGGTGGCCGAACTGGGCCATGGTCCTGTCTCGGTCGAATCGGAATCGGGTGACGGTGCCTGGGTCGATGCGGGCGCGCGCCGCGCCTACGAGGCCGCGATCGTCGATGCTCTGGTCGGCGCCGGGTACGACACGCTCCATCCCGACACGCCGCAGCCGCAGATTACCAAGCTGCGTATCTCCCGTCAGGTGCTCACCCCGGCCGAGGAAAAGCGCAGCCCCGTCAGCGGCACCGCCGCGATGGAAGTGGGCACGTACGGGCAGGCTTACGGCCTTGGCATCAACATCGACATGACCAAGCCGCGCTCGGCCCTCGTCTCCACCCGGCTCGACGCGCAGATCGTCGATCGCGCCAGTGGCAAGGTGCTGTGGGAAGGCTACGCCACGATCGCCACCCGCGAAGGCGACGACAAGTGGCCCGACGGCATGATCGCCACCAAGCTGGCGGGCGCCCTCTTCGACAACTTCCCCAAGGCCGACGCGATCGGTCCCGACAGGGTCGGCCGCGCGGGATAA
- a CDS encoding circularly permuted type 2 ATP-grasp protein codes for MATAGSKNFDEMLNADGSVRPAYEEFRQWFDGQDTTWLRRQDAEAERFFRRIGITFNVYGDDAGEERLIPFDMIPRIITAREWRKLTRGIEQRVRAINAFLQDLYHRQEIIRSGRLPIEALRNNEAFLSQMIGFTPPGGVYTHIVGIDLVRTGPDDFMVLEDNARTPSGVSYMLENRETMMAMFPELFTKVPVRPVSDYPRRLARSLRACAPAAYKGGKRPVVAVLTPGIYNSAYFEHAFLADQMGAELVEGSDLRVMDGRVCMRTTTGYKAIDVIYRRVDDDYLDPLTFNPNSVLGVAGIFDVYRSGGVTIANAPGTGIADDKAIYSYMPEIVEFYTGEKPILQNVPTWRCSEADSLGYVLDNLADLVVKEVHGSGGYGMLIGPTSSKKEIAEFEQKLRAKPGNYIAQPTLSLSTVPIFTKEGLAPRHVDLRPFVLVSPDGIDITPGGLTRVALKKGSLVVNSSQGGGTKDSWVLDE; via the coding sequence ATGGCGACTGCGGGCAGCAAGAACTTCGACGAGATGCTCAACGCGGACGGCTCCGTACGTCCCGCTTACGAAGAATTCCGCCAATGGTTCGACGGTCAGGACACCACTTGGCTCAGGCGGCAGGATGCCGAGGCGGAGCGCTTCTTCCGCCGCATCGGCATCACCTTCAACGTCTATGGGGATGACGCGGGCGAGGAACGCCTGATCCCCTTCGACATGATCCCCCGCATCATCACCGCGCGCGAATGGCGCAAGCTGACGCGCGGGATCGAGCAGCGGGTGCGGGCGATCAACGCCTTCCTGCAGGATCTCTACCACCGTCAGGAGATCATCCGTTCCGGCCGCCTGCCGATCGAGGCGCTGCGCAACAACGAGGCGTTCCTCAGCCAGATGATCGGCTTCACGCCGCCGGGCGGGGTCTACACGCATATCGTCGGCATCGACCTCGTCCGCACCGGGCCGGACGACTTCATGGTGCTCGAAGACAACGCCCGCACGCCCTCCGGCGTCTCCTATATGCTGGAGAACCGCGAGACGATGATGGCGATGTTCCCGGAACTGTTCACTAAAGTTCCGGTACGCCCCGTCTCCGACTATCCGCGCCGCCTCGCCCGTTCGCTGCGGGCCTGCGCCCCGGCGGCCTACAAGGGCGGCAAGCGGCCGGTCGTGGCGGTGCTGACGCCGGGCATCTACAATTCCGCCTATTTCGAGCACGCGTTCCTCGCCGACCAGATGGGCGCGGAACTGGTCGAGGGCAGCGACCTGCGCGTCATGGACGGGCGTGTATGCATGCGCACGACCACCGGTTACAAGGCGATCGACGTGATCTACCGCCGGGTGGACGACGATTACCTCGACCCGCTGACCTTCAATCCGAACTCGGTGCTGGGTGTCGCGGGCATCTTCGACGTCTACCGTTCGGGCGGCGTCACCATCGCCAATGCTCCGGGCACCGGCATCGCCGACGACAAGGCGATCTACAGCTACATGCCCGAGATCGTCGAATTCTACACCGGCGAGAAGCCGATCCTCCAGAACGTGCCGACGTGGCGCTGTTCGGAGGCGGATTCGCTAGGCTACGTGCTCGACAACCTTGCGGACCTCGTCGTCAAAGAAGTGCACGGTTCGGGCGGCTACGGCATGCTGATCGGCCCGACTTCCTCGAAAAAGGAGATCGCGGAGTTCGAGCAGAAACTGCGCGCCAAGCCGGGCAACTATATCGCCCAGCCGACGCTCTCGCTCTCGACCGTGCCGATCTTCACCAAGGAGGGCCTCGCGCCCCGGCACGTGGACTTACGGCCTTTCGTGCTCGTATCGCCCGACGGAATCGACATCACGCCGGGGGGGCTGACGCGCGTGGCGCTCAAGAAGGGATCGCTGGTGGTCAATTCCTCGCAAGGGGGCGGCACCAAGGACAGCTGGGTGCTGGACGAATGA
- a CDS encoding RBBP9/YdeN family alpha/beta hydrolase, with translation MATLRNLPERETPLILLVPGTPLTPKHWMSRWAQWSEHCRVVELGLWDEPHRNTWVNKLNLAIRRADRPVVIVTDDIAALALAWWVEFEVAGAESPVIGALIVDAPNVDLPGADPRLAAFGACPRQPLPFTSFLVADLDGSAQRSMLRLANDWGACPIADEPRGDWGEGWVLLQSIVGALGVELAEPHWASGTVREERRRTAF, from the coding sequence ATGGCAACGCTTCGCAATTTACCTGAACGCGAGACGCCGCTTATCCTGCTGGTGCCCGGCACGCCGCTTACCCCCAAACACTGGATGAGCCGCTGGGCACAGTGGAGCGAGCACTGCCGCGTGGTGGAACTCGGCCTTTGGGATGAGCCGCACCGCAATACCTGGGTGAACAAGCTGAACCTCGCGATCCGCCGTGCCGATCGGCCGGTGGTGATCGTGACCGACGACATCGCCGCGCTGGCACTTGCCTGGTGGGTGGAGTTCGAGGTGGCCGGGGCAGAAAGCCCCGTAATCGGCGCGCTGATCGTCGATGCGCCCAACGTGGACCTTCCGGGCGCCGACCCGCGCCTGGCCGCCTTCGGTGCCTGCCCGCGCCAGCCGCTGCCGTTCACCTCGTTCCTCGTCGCCGATCTCGACGGTTCTGCACAGCGCTCGATGCTGCGGCTGGCAAATGACTGGGGGGCTTGCCCGATCGCCGACGAGCCGCGCGGCGACTGGGGCGAGGGCTGGGTACTGCTCCAGTCCATCGTCGGTGCGCTGGGCGTGGAACTCGCCGAGCCGCACTGGGCAAGCGGCACGGTTCGCGAGGAGCGCCGGCGAACGGCGTTCTAG
- a CDS encoding glycoside hydrolase family 25 protein — translation MVARKTRTASGGRGLLWRALGALALVAIVAGAWGWWHLRHWTPERAVYPLQGVEIGVDDGEVSWKSLKAIGADFAYIDASASAFARDPAFVDNFEAAKAAGMQVGALHRYDPCQPAGTQAANFVTTVPRDAKLLPPAVELDMLADDCPVKVSDARVESELMTFLNQVETHAGKPVILKVTPAFQSRYTIAHKLDRNLWLVQDRFEPGYAGRPWTMWTANHSLANEVAQGGLRWVVVLP, via the coding sequence ATCGTGGCACGCAAGACAAGGACCGCTTCGGGCGGCAGGGGGCTGTTGTGGCGCGCACTGGGCGCCCTCGCGCTCGTGGCGATCGTCGCCGGGGCATGGGGCTGGTGGCACTTGCGTCACTGGACGCCGGAGCGCGCCGTCTACCCGCTACAAGGCGTCGAGATCGGCGTGGATGACGGCGAGGTCAGTTGGAAGTCGCTAAAGGCCATCGGCGCCGACTTCGCCTATATCGACGCGAGCGCCAGCGCTTTCGCGCGCGATCCGGCCTTCGTGGACAACTTCGAGGCGGCCAAGGCGGCGGGCATGCAGGTGGGGGCGCTCCACCGCTACGATCCATGCCAGCCTGCGGGAACGCAAGCGGCGAACTTCGTCACCACCGTCCCGCGCGACGCCAAGTTGCTGCCGCCCGCCGTCGAACTCGACATGCTGGCCGACGACTGCCCGGTGAAAGTCTCCGACGCGCGGGTCGAGAGCGAGCTGATGACCTTCCTCAATCAGGTCGAAACTCACGCGGGCAAGCCGGTGATCCTCAAGGTCACGCCGGCCTTCCAATCGCGCTACACCATCGCCCACAAGCTCGACCGTAACCTGTGGCTGGTGCAGGATCGCTTCGAGCCGGGCTATGCGGGCCGGCCCTGGACGATGTGGACGGCGAACCATTCGCTCGCCAACGAGGTTGCGCAAGGGGGGCTGCGCTGGGTAGTCGTGCTGCCATGA
- a CDS encoding cytidine deaminase, producing the protein MNDDTRDTLMAAARKAAAGAYAPYSNFHVGAALLLADGTLVTGANVENASYGLSLCAETVAIAGILATGDRPQLQALAVTGGAPGAAGQGPQVTPCGRCRQIINEIAQLGGTDPVVWCDGAEGVLETRLSELLPYAFGPANLG; encoded by the coding sequence ATGAACGACGACACCCGCGACACCCTTATGGCGGCCGCCCGCAAGGCCGCTGCCGGAGCTTATGCGCCTTATTCCAACTTTCATGTCGGGGCAGCGCTGCTGCTGGCCGACGGCACCTTGGTGACCGGCGCCAACGTGGAGAACGCGAGCTATGGCCTGTCGCTCTGCGCGGAGACGGTCGCGATCGCCGGGATTCTGGCGACGGGCGACCGGCCGCAGCTGCAGGCCCTGGCCGTCACCGGCGGCGCGCCAGGCGCGGCCGGGCAGGGGCCTCAGGTGACGCCGTGCGGGCGCTGCCGCCAGATCATCAACGAGATCGCGCAGCTTGGCGGCACTGACCCCGTGGTCTGGTGCGACGGCGCCGAAGGCGTGCTGGAAACCCGGCTCTCCGAACTGCTGCCTTACGCCTTCGGACCTGCGAACCTGGGCTGA
- a CDS encoding M14 family metallopeptidase, with protein MTDIQITASFDSGNIEVLSASGPEASLAIRKDHESDFFQWFHFRVSGAAGRELVLRINGLNGSAYPMGWPNYDAVVSEDREYWSRAESTFDESRDGGTLTIRYEPVGDLAWFAYFAPYSMERHHDLVAAIAGADGVSHRSLGLTLDGQAIDCLDMGDGPLQVWLYARQHPGESMAEWWMEGALDLLADPASSVGRELRKRCTLHVVPNANPDGSRRGHLRTNAVGVNLNREWAEPTAGKSPEVLAIRDAMDATGVDFAMDVHGDEAIPAVFLAGFEGIPSLKQEQQAGYTLYADLLERRTPDFQTKVGYPLTRPGKGNLTMSTNQLAERYGAVSMTLEMPFKDHNPAADKAQGWSPERSAQLGRDCMAALLEWLVERETA; from the coding sequence ATGACCGACATCCAGATCACCGCTTCGTTCGATTCCGGCAACATCGAAGTCCTCTCCGCCTCCGGCCCCGAGGCGAGCCTCGCGATCCGCAAGGATCACGAATCGGACTTCTTCCAGTGGTTCCACTTCCGCGTCTCCGGCGCGGCGGGCCGCGAACTGGTGCTGCGCATCAACGGCCTCAACGGCTCGGCCTATCCGATGGGCTGGCCGAACTATGACGCCGTCGTCTCCGAGGACCGCGAATACTGGAGCCGCGCGGAAAGCACGTTCGACGAAAGCCGCGACGGCGGCACCCTTACTATCCGCTACGAGCCGGTCGGCGACCTCGCATGGTTCGCCTACTTCGCGCCCTATTCGATGGAGCGTCACCACGACCTCGTCGCCGCGATTGCCGGTGCTGACGGCGTGTCGCATCGCTCGCTGGGCCTGACCCTCGACGGGCAGGCGATCGACTGCCTCGACATGGGCGACGGGCCGCTGCAAGTCTGGCTCTACGCCCGCCAGCACCCCGGCGAATCGATGGCGGAGTGGTGGATGGAAGGCGCGCTAGACCTGCTCGCCGATCCCGCCAGCTCGGTAGGCCGGGAACTGCGCAAGCGCTGCACCCTGCACGTCGTTCCCAACGCCAACCCCGATGGCTCGCGCCGGGGGCACCTGCGGACCAATGCCGTAGGCGTGAACCTCAACCGCGAATGGGCCGAACCCACGGCCGGGAAGTCCCCCGAAGTGCTGGCGATCCGTGATGCGATGGACGCAACAGGCGTCGACTTCGCCATGGACGTCCACGGCGACGAAGCGATCCCGGCGGTATTCCTTGCAGGGTTCGAGGGCATCCCCTCGCTAAAGCAGGAGCAGCAGGCAGGCTATACCCTCTATGCCGACCTGCTGGAGCGCCGCACGCCCGATTTCCAGACCAAGGTGGGCTACCCACTCACCCGGCCGGGCAAGGGCAACCTGACGATGTCCACCAACCAGTTGGCCGAGCGCTACGGCGCCGTGTCTATGACGTTGGAAATGCCGTTCAAGGACCACAACCCCGCCGCCGACAAGGCGCAGGGCTGGAGCCCGGAACGCTCGGCACAGCTGGGACGCGACTGCATGGCCGCGCTGCTGGAATGGCTGGTGGAGCGCGAAACGGCCTGA